ACGTCCAGCGGCACACCGCTCCGCCCGCCGTGCGCGCGATCATGGAGCGCGCGTTCCACCCTGATTTCGGCGACGTGCTGATCCACCCAGATTCGGCGCGGGCGGCGGCCAGCCGCCCGCGCCTATACCGAAGGCAATTCGGTACATGGCGCCGGGACAGTACGATCCGGGTCGCAGGCGGGTCGCGAGCTCATCGGCCACGAGCTGGCCCATGTCGTCCAGCAGCGGCGGGGCCGCGTGGCCGCGACGAAGCCAGGTTCGCGGCATCGCCATCAATGACGCGCCCGGCCTGGAGCAAGAGGCCGATGCGCTCGGCCAGCGGGGCCGCGAGCGGCGCGGTCGCGGCCCCAGCCCGGCCCTGTCCGTCGAGCGGCCGCGTCCATCACGCCGGCGCCCGTCACCCAGGCCGTCGCGCAACGGCAGCCCGCGCCGCAGGACACGAGGGAGACGCTGGACACCGAGGTCGAGAACGCCGCGCAGCCTCGAGCGGTCGAAACGTCCCGGCTGAGCGGGCGTATGGCACGCGCCTGGTCTTGCTGCTGACGCTGATGCGCCCCGACGATATCGATGACGACGCGGTGCTGTTTCTGGTTCATCGACAAGTGCCAGGAGCTCGCGCGCGCGACGGCGGCTGACCTCCGGCTTCCTCACGTTTCGTCGCGATCGCAACACGATCCTCGAGGAAGATGGCGGTGGCTTCCCCGCGGCCTGGGCCGGGCGCATCTCCCAGGAGCTGCGCATCGACGCGAACCTGAAGGAGCTCGAGACCGCGTACCGGGCCGAGCGGAGCCGCGCCCTCGACAGCGTCGCAGCGATCGGCTCGACCGTCTGGGCGCGCGGGCTCCCTCTCACGCTCGATCAGGCGCGCCAGCTCGATGCCGACGGGCTGGTCCGCGACGTCCTGAACTACCGCCGCCTGGCGCCGGCTCCGCGAGCCCACCGATCGCTACGCCGCGGCGATGGCCTCGTGGCTGCGGCTCGCCGCGCACTACGGCGCCGTGCTCGAGCACGGCGCGACCTGGTCGATCCAGGTCCAGCAGATCCGGGCCGGCGAGCTCGTGGTCACCAGGCCGTACTACAAGCAACAGCGCCATGTTCGCCGAGCTGCAGGCGGCGTTGCAGTTCGTGCAGCAGGCCGGCGCGGACCCCGCCACCGTGGCGCGCAAGTTCATCCGCGTCCTGCGCTGGACCGTCGGCGCTGGCCTCTATTCGTTCGGCGGCGGCGGCGTCGCCCTCCGTGGCCGCTCGACGGCGTCGAGGCGTACCAAACCGAGCTCGCCAAGCTCGACGCCCGCCTCGCCGGGGCGGCGTCCGCCGACTCGATACCGCGGGCCCTGACGTGGGCCCACGAACGCGGCTACCTCAGCGCCGCGGGCGGAGGTCTGGAACGCCATCAAGGCCGACGCGGTCAAGATGATCGCCACGGCCGTCGGCATCCTGATCCTGCAACAGATCCCGGCGTGAACGTCGCGCTCGACGTCGTGCTGCTGATCGAGTTCGGGCTCGACGCGGTCGTGATGCTCGGCGAGGTGGTCGACACCCTCAAGGCCGCCATCCGCGCGAAGTCGGTGGTCGACATGGAGCACGCGTCGGCGATGATGGCGACGACCATCGGCGACGACGCCGCCAAGCTGCTGCTGTGGGCGGCGACCTGGGGCGTCGCCAAGGCCTCCAAGCGGATCAAGGCTACCGCGACGGCAAGAAGTTCCTCGAGGAGCACGGCCATGCATCGGAG
This is a stretch of genomic DNA from Myxococcales bacterium. It encodes these proteins:
- a CDS encoding DUF4157 domain-containing protein; the protein is MRRGRRPAARAYTEGNSVHGAGTVRSGSQAGRELIGHELAHVVQQRRGRVAATKPGSRHRHQ